The stretch of DNA atattaactGCAGCATTATGAAGCATTATATGTAGTACATGTAAAGATTAGtttttaaatagaaatacatgtaatatgtggaaattttatttttattagctTCTATTTTCGAAGCAGTTTGGAAGACCATATTGCAAGGAAAAGTTGGATATTGGGATATTGGTGTCATCATTGTTTTGTAACTACTTGTAAACATAGCTCTGTAAAAGGTATATTATGTTCCACATGTTTACAATTGGATCATGAGAAACGTTTATATTTACGAAGTAGAGGTTTACGTAACAATCAAAAATTTGGGGCAATAAGAATCTTTTACAATCAATGTCAATTTTTTGCACATTTGAAAGCTCATAATGTAGATTTGGTAAATATAGGTGACTTAATGTTAATGCCTTTACCAACAAATATCATCGACTGGAATCCTGAAGTAGATTTAACATGCGAAGCACTCATGgaacatacatttataataaaagtTCATATAATGGATTGgttgaaaaataaaactattgataacaaTTGGTGGCAATTGGCAGAAGATGCCAATAATCCAGTTAATGTTATTCTTAAAGGTTATAATGGTCGATTCCATTTTAAGCCATTAGAAATATCAATAGAGGAGCAAATTTCTATTTTGAATTCTGCTCATTCTACACCTAACAATGGCAAGAAATTTTCTGATATTGATATTCCTGAGTCAGTAGAAAGTGTTGATAAAGGAACAAGTCCATCTTCGACAGATACCAGGGTTTCCATTTCTGATGAAAGTATGATTGAAAATGAAGACAGTTCTTATACAGTAAATGACATTACTTTTGTGAATTGCGGATTCTCAAAATTTCTTGAATCTGAGTTTCCAGCAAATaataaggaaaggaaaggaaacacAACAGTTTCTGTAAAATCAGTGCAAGATTCATGCACTCCAAAACGTCCAAATGTAATTAATAAGTTGAAACGAAATAAAGTAAGACATTTAAACTCCATTTCATCCAATATGGTTATGCCATGTGGTAATACAATGATAGCGCCTAAACGTGATATCAAAGATTTATCAAAGCGTCCTACCAATAAACAATTATGGAAGAGTTTAACACATAAATCTAATAACAATTTATCAGTCAAGACAGTTACAGAAGGCAATATcgtaaaagaaaaatctgatagaaaagaaaataaaacacttcgcaataatttattaaaaatagcaCCAGTGTCTAAGGTTCAATCTGATGTATCTTGTACAGCAAAGGTggatacatataaaaataagtTAGGTAAATTGAAACAAAATCTATATACATTGACCATTAATTCTGGTCAAAAGGATGTTAGATTTCAAAGTACGAAACATGTTGATATCAATACAATTATTAATCAGCTGCCACCTCACATGATCAATAACAAAAAGATTGTTTTTATAGGACACTCCCCTGATAATGCACTTGGCGATAATAACAAAGAATCATCTTCCGAAGGAGTAATTCGCTTAGTACCTATTGGGAATGAAAAATTatcgaaaatgaaaataaatataggAAATAAAAATCTTTCTCAAGCCGGTAAAGAAACTAACAGAAATAGTTCGAAAAACCAAACCGAGccctttaaaaataaattacgaccTTTTCCCGGTAGGGTTATATATCAAAACGGACGGAAGTATATTATTAAGCAATCATCAGGTCttactaaaaatttaaaaaccCCATCCAATGTTGTGGTACCAGTGAAAAATGTACAAGGAACAGTACAATCAAAATCTACAAATATTCCACCATTAGTGTTCTACAATATTCCACCATTGATACCCTTAGATTCCactgaaatagaaaatatatcgaATCAGGAAAAAACGAATTCATTTCATAATGATGTTTCCCCTTTAACACCTTCACCATCCCCGTCGGAATTATCGAATAGTTCTAGCTGCGATATTCAGTCGAAACAGACTTCTTTGTCAGCAAAGGGTTCTCAGAAAGTTGATGTACCTTATTTGAATATTGAACATAAAGACATTGGTATTGATGTACAAAATATGAACAATTCATTTGAAAGTTTAACATTTCATAAAGGAGAAGACCAAAATTTGTATCTCGATGTAAAGTTTCTTAATCAAAAGCCGATTTATTCTATTGTTGATACATCTACGATGATAACAAAATGTAGAGAAGAAATGCTAAATGAATTTTTTCATCTTTCTTATTTCGAATTGAAGAAACGATACGATCATTTACAAGAAATTGgtgaagaaatattaaaagtaatGAATTTCGTAACTGATAATGTGATCAAAGAAAACTTAAAAGCAGTTCATATTTTGCAGACTGTGCTGAAACATTGTATTGATAAATGCACTGAGAAATCTGATGACACAGAGGAGAAAGATGCACTGTTACATGAATGGGAATTCGAATATGAGAAAACAGATGAAAAACCTATTTGTAAGgcatgtaataaaattaaaaaacccAAGTACTATATTCCAGGATTTTCAAAGCCTGCGAagaacgatatatattgttctTGCTATAAGCATATGTGCCACAAATGTCATACGTATCAAGGTAATTCGACGCGTTTCGTAGCTCATCAAACATTTCACGACAAAGAGAGACCGTATTTATGTCCTGATTGTTATCGTAAATTTACATCATATAGATCGTTAGAAGTCCATACATGGACTACCTGTTTCCACACGCTAAAAAGGCGTGTTCTCGGTTGCAAAATTTGTGAAATAGATGGTTTTCAAGATATGGAATCTGTCGCAAAACATTTCGCAATTATGCACAGTCATAATAAGGTAGTTTGTGATAAATGTTACGTCGTTTTACCATCATATTCCGAATATAGAAAACatcataaaaataaacattCGGATGCAAATGATCATCAACCCATAAGGCTTGTACTATGTAAACTTGGGCGGTGCATTGTACGTTGCGAAGATTACATGTTACACATGGAAAAACATATAGTCGTTCAAAGATTAATATGGTTTAAATGTCCATTTTGTACGTTTATTCACGTAGAGGCGAAACGAATTATGTCTCATTTGCAAAGTGAACATGAAACACGTTTAGAGGAACTTACAAATTCCGAGACATTATGGAATACTTCTCAAGCGGAAACCGCAgcaaatttattgaaaaatagtTTACAGCAAAATAAATTCACAAATGCACACACAGAGTCTTGCGAAGATGGAACTGTTATGCCTAAGATTATAAATGCTAGAACTATTACATCTGAGGTATTTGAACATGGAGCTCAGGGGACGGATGATAACATAATAAATTATGAAACACCACTATGTTCTAAAGTTGTTAATGTTAATTCAGAATCTTCTGCAAAGTTGAGTGGAATCATACCGAAGATACTCGACGTTAGGTCAATGGCTGACCTAACGTCGGATATTTCTGATTGCGACAAG from Bombus affinis isolate iyBomAffi1 chromosome 3, iyBomAffi1.2, whole genome shotgun sequence encodes:
- the LOC126914265 gene encoding uncharacterized protein LOC126914265 isoform X2, yielding MPKLRRNRRTETRWGDKYYTAVKNAVFITETQPYEPTLSSFPLEEYVPECENLYMCTQCKDCFYFRSSLEDHIARKSWILGYWCHHCFVTTCKHSSVKGILCSTCLQLDHEKRLYLRSRGLRNNQKFGAIRIFYNQCQFFAHLKAHNVDLVNIGDLMLMPLPTNIIDWNPEVDLTCEALMEHTFIIKVHIMDWLKNKTIDNNWWQLAEDANNPVNVILKGYNGRFHFKPLEISIEEQISILNSAHSTPNNGKKFSDIDIPESVESVDKGTSPSSTDTRVSISDESMIENEDSSYTVNDITFVNCGFSKFLESEFPANNKERKGNTTVSVKSVQDSCTPKRPNVINKLKRNKVRHLNSISSNMVMPCGNTMIAPKRDIKDLSKRPTNKQLWKSLTHKSNNNLSVKTVTEGNIVKEKSDRKENKTLRNNLLKIAPVSKVQSDVSCTAKVDTYKNKLGKLKQNLYTLTINSGQKDVRFQRHSPDNALGDNNKESSSEGVIRLVPIGNEKLSKMKINIGNKNLSQAGKETNRNSSKNQTEPFKNKLRPFPGRVIYQNGRKYIIKQSSGLTKNLKTPSNVVVPVKNVQGTVQSKSTNIPPLVFYNIPPLIPLDSTEIENISNQEKTNSFHNDVSPLTPSPSPSELSNSSSCDIQSKQTSLSAKGSQKVDVPYLNIEHKDIGIDVQNMNNSFESLTFHKGEDQNLYLDVKFLNQKPIYSIVDTSTMITKCREEMLNEFFHLSYFELKKRYDHLQEIGEEILKVMNFVTDNVIKENLKAVHILQTVLKHCIDKCTEKSDDTEEKDALLHEWEFEYEKTDEKPICKACNKIKKPKYYIPGFSKPAKNDIYCSCYKHMCHKCHTYQGNSTRFVAHQTFHDKERPYLCPDCYRKFTSYRSLEVHTWTTCFHTLKRRVLGCKICEIDGFQDMESVAKHFAIMHSHNKVVCDKCYVVLPSYSEYRKHHKNKHSDANDHQPIRLVLCKLGRCIVRCEDYMLHMEKHIVVQRLIWFKCPFCTFIHVEAKRIMSHLQSEHETRLEELTNSETLWNTSQAETAANLLKNSLQQNKFTNAHTESCEDGTVMPKIINARTITSEVFEHGAQGTDDNIINYETPLCSKVVNVNSESSAKLSGIIPKILDVRSMADLTSDISDCDKIEATSKFIDTTTNKTINARNITSEVFEREAQRTDDNIINKETEQNKAHQDQEIETELEHVIDCTWDTKTIKLSPGPVKVESPQQDHLLEAKNDQSTYDTSCEKVKIQLDETKQGARDVSNNMQSQKQPEAITDELILKLPPLVRIPQHVLEMNRSKKAGQITKGGKMAVFSRDQEVNRYFPRRIALINPTNSNEILNFSCPLCRELINTSKSVISNHFQSKHLQDCKLSAVAINLLRISPEFINGGYKELLDSKKRKSESTISSSKRRRRWNPKKYTDGKNVNFTGLGLCVTQQTAEDSEGNFRCKKCDQRCSNMTNLREHIACNHRIKGRYLVCLECGDNFVVVPSLQMHLKAFHGIEDPITYMAQNTSYAPDNVDELEAEGKSIEANQCHVCMAVFEDKAAVDKHLRVHGMAFLNRKRIEAQNALKSPEKKCDMEEEKCTPIKVSPKELVRKDKPAETILEKITATI
- the LOC126914265 gene encoding uncharacterized protein LOC126914265 isoform X3; its protein translation is MPKLRRNRRTETRWGDKYYTAVKNAVFITETQPYEPTLSSFPLEEYVPECENLYMCTQCKDCFYFRSSLEDHIARKSWILGYWCHHCFVTTCKHSSVKGILCSTCLQLDHEKRLYLRSRGLRNNQKFGAIRIFYNQCQFFAHLKAHNVDLVNIGDLMLMPLPTNIIDWNPEVDLTCEALMEHTFIIKVHIMDWLKNKTIDNNWWQLAEDANNPVNVILKGYNGRFHFKPLEISIEEQISILNSAHSTPNNGKKFSDIDIPESVESVDKGTSPSSTDTRVSISDESMIENEDSSYTVNDITFVNCGFSKFLESEFPANNKERKGNTTVSVKSVQDSCTPKRPNVINKLKRNKVRHLNSISSNMVMPCGNTMIAPKRDIKDLSKRPTNKQLWKSLTHKSNNNLSVKTVTEGNIVKEKSDRKENKTLRNNLLKIAPVSKVQSDVSCTAKVDTYKNKLGHSPDNALGDNNKESSSEGVIRLVPIGNEKLSKMKINIGNKNLSQAGKETNRNSSKNQTEPFKNKLRPFPGRVIYQNGRKYIIKQSSGLTKNLKTPSNVVVPVKNVQGTVQSKSTNIPPLVFYNIPPLIPLDSTEIENISNQEKTNSFHNDVSPLTPSPSPSELSNSSSCDIQSKQTSLSAKGSQKVDVPYLNIEHKDIGIDVQNMNNSFESLTFHKGEDQNLYLDVKFLNQKPIYSIVDTSTMITKCREEMLNEFFHLSYFELKKRYDHLQEIGEEILKVMNFVTDNVIKENLKAVHILQTVLKHCIDKCTEKSDDTEEKDALLHEWEFEYEKTDEKPICKACNKIKKPKYYIPGFSKPAKNDIYCSCYKHMCHKCHTYQGNSTRFVAHQTFHDKERPYLCPDCYRKFTSYRSLEVHTWTTCFHTLKRRVLGCKICEIDGFQDMESVAKHFAIMHSHNKVVCDKCYVVLPSYSEYRKHHKNKHSDANDHQPIRLVLCKLGRCIVRCEDYMLHMEKHIVVQRLIWFKCPFCTFIHVEAKRIMSHLQSEHETRLEELTNSETLWNTSQAETAANLLKNSLQQNKFTNAHTESCEDGTVMPKIINARTITSEVFEHGAQGTDDNIINYETPLCSKVVNVNSESSAKLSGIIPKILDVRSMADLTSDISDCDKIEATSKFIDTTTNKTINARNITSEVFEREAQRTDDNIINKETEQNKAHQDQEIETELEHVIDCTWDTKTIKLSPGPVKVESPQQDHLLEAKNDQSTYDTSCEKVKIQLDETKQGARDVSNNMQSQKQPEAITDELILKLPPLVRIPQHVLEMNRSKKAGQITKGGKMAVFSRDQEVNRYFPRRIALINPTNSNEILNFSCPLCRELINTSKSVISNHFQSKHLQDCKLSAVAINLLRISPEFINGGYKELLDSKKRKSESTISSSKRRRRWNPKKYTDGKNVNFTGLGLCVTQQTAEDSEGNFRCKKCDQRCSNMTNLREHIACNHRIKGRYLVCLECGDNFVVVPSLQMHLKAFHGIEDPITYMAQNTSYAPDNVDELEAEGKSIEANQCHVCMAVFEDKAAVDKHLRVHGMAFLNRKRIEAQNALKSPEKKCDMEEEKCTPIKVSPKELVRKDKPAETILEKITATI
- the LOC126914265 gene encoding uncharacterized protein LOC126914265 isoform X1: MPKLRRNRRTETRWGDKYYTAVKNAVFITETQPYEPTLSSFPLEEYVPECENLYMCTQCKDCFYFRSSLEDHIARKSWILGYWCHHCFVTTCKHSSVKGILCSTCLQLDHEKRLYLRSRGLRNNQKFGAIRIFYNQCQFFAHLKAHNVDLVNIGDLMLMPLPTNIIDWNPEVDLTCEALMEHTFIIKVHIMDWLKNKTIDNNWWQLAEDANNPVNVILKGYNGRFHFKPLEISIEEQISILNSAHSTPNNGKKFSDIDIPESVESVDKGTSPSSTDTRVSISDESMIENEDSSYTVNDITFVNCGFSKFLESEFPANNKERKGNTTVSVKSVQDSCTPKRPNVINKLKRNKVRHLNSISSNMVMPCGNTMIAPKRDIKDLSKRPTNKQLWKSLTHKSNNNLSVKTVTEGNIVKEKSDRKENKTLRNNLLKIAPVSKVQSDVSCTAKVDTYKNKLGKLKQNLYTLTINSGQKDVRFQSTKHVDINTIINQLPPHMINNKKIVFIGHSPDNALGDNNKESSSEGVIRLVPIGNEKLSKMKINIGNKNLSQAGKETNRNSSKNQTEPFKNKLRPFPGRVIYQNGRKYIIKQSSGLTKNLKTPSNVVVPVKNVQGTVQSKSTNIPPLVFYNIPPLIPLDSTEIENISNQEKTNSFHNDVSPLTPSPSPSELSNSSSCDIQSKQTSLSAKGSQKVDVPYLNIEHKDIGIDVQNMNNSFESLTFHKGEDQNLYLDVKFLNQKPIYSIVDTSTMITKCREEMLNEFFHLSYFELKKRYDHLQEIGEEILKVMNFVTDNVIKENLKAVHILQTVLKHCIDKCTEKSDDTEEKDALLHEWEFEYEKTDEKPICKACNKIKKPKYYIPGFSKPAKNDIYCSCYKHMCHKCHTYQGNSTRFVAHQTFHDKERPYLCPDCYRKFTSYRSLEVHTWTTCFHTLKRRVLGCKICEIDGFQDMESVAKHFAIMHSHNKVVCDKCYVVLPSYSEYRKHHKNKHSDANDHQPIRLVLCKLGRCIVRCEDYMLHMEKHIVVQRLIWFKCPFCTFIHVEAKRIMSHLQSEHETRLEELTNSETLWNTSQAETAANLLKNSLQQNKFTNAHTESCEDGTVMPKIINARTITSEVFEHGAQGTDDNIINYETPLCSKVVNVNSESSAKLSGIIPKILDVRSMADLTSDISDCDKIEATSKFIDTTTNKTINARNITSEVFEREAQRTDDNIINKETEQNKAHQDQEIETELEHVIDCTWDTKTIKLSPGPVKVESPQQDHLLEAKNDQSTYDTSCEKVKIQLDETKQGARDVSNNMQSQKQPEAITDELILKLPPLVRIPQHVLEMNRSKKAGQITKGGKMAVFSRDQEVNRYFPRRIALINPTNSNEILNFSCPLCRELINTSKSVISNHFQSKHLQDCKLSAVAINLLRISPEFINGGYKELLDSKKRKSESTISSSKRRRRWNPKKYTDGKNVNFTGLGLCVTQQTAEDSEGNFRCKKCDQRCSNMTNLREHIACNHRIKGRYLVCLECGDNFVVVPSLQMHLKAFHGIEDPITYMAQNTSYAPDNVDELEAEGKSIEANQCHVCMAVFEDKAAVDKHLRVHGMAFLNRKRIEAQNALKSPEKKCDMEEEKCTPIKVSPKELVRKDKPAETILEKITATI